Proteins encoded together in one Desulfosporosinus meridiei DSM 13257 window:
- a CDS encoding DUF421 domain-containing protein — protein MLIIVVRTLILYLVVIIALRLMGKREIGQLQPFELVVILMISELAAVPSENIGVPLLSGIIPILVLLSASLTLAWISLKSETARDIICGKPSILIDRGKISETELRRNCYNMSDLLEELRLNDIPNIADVEYAILENNGQVSVMPKVQKRPIIPDDLKITPAYEGLPLALIMDGKLKRNNLERSDKDLEWLMRELKKHKLDKIEDVLIASLDSSGKLFIQEKESQNKKKVKPLQTQV, from the coding sequence ATGCTTATCATTGTAGTTAGAACCCTTATTCTTTATTTAGTGGTTATTATCGCCCTGCGCTTGATGGGAAAAAGGGAAATCGGCCAGTTACAGCCTTTTGAGTTAGTTGTTATCCTCATGATCTCTGAGCTCGCGGCTGTGCCTAGTGAAAACATTGGGGTTCCACTCCTCAGCGGCATTATTCCCATTCTGGTTCTCCTATCAGCAAGCCTAACTTTAGCCTGGATTTCTCTTAAAAGCGAAACGGCACGAGATATTATTTGCGGAAAGCCAAGCATCCTTATTGATCGCGGTAAAATTTCAGAAACCGAACTCAGGAGAAATTGTTACAACATGAGCGATTTGCTCGAAGAACTCCGCCTTAATGATATCCCTAACATTGCTGATGTCGAATATGCAATCTTAGAAAACAATGGTCAAGTTAGTGTTATGCCTAAGGTTCAGAAAAGGCCCATCATTCCTGACGATTTAAAGATTACCCCCGCTTATGAAGGCTTACCCTTAGCTCTTATTATGGATGGCAAATTGAAACGGAATAATCTGGAGCGAAGTGATAAGGATTTGGAATGGTTGATGCGAGAACTTAAGAAACATAAGCTTGACAAGATCGAAGATGTCCTGATTGCCAGCTTAGATTCTTCAGGTAAACTTTTTATACAAGAAAAAGAAAGTCAAAACAAAAAAAAAGTTAAACCATTACAGACTCAAGTGTGA
- a CDS encoding DUF4363 family protein gives MRTLGTIIVIVIFLLGGSYASYEFVKTTTQATEAHLKTVEQSISAQQWDEAKKELGIVQESWKNNANWWSIILDHQEIDTIDLSIGRLERFISTKDIPLSMGELSDLQLLFSYLFDAERFNIPNIF, from the coding sequence TTGAGAACCCTGGGAACCATTATTGTTATTGTTATTTTTTTACTGGGAGGCTCTTATGCTTCCTATGAATTTGTAAAAACCACAACTCAAGCAACTGAGGCACACTTAAAGACGGTTGAACAATCTATTTCAGCTCAGCAATGGGATGAAGCTAAAAAGGAATTAGGGATTGTTCAGGAAAGTTGGAAGAATAACGCTAACTGGTGGAGTATTATTCTTGATCACCAAGAAATTGACACCATTGATCTTAGCATTGGTCGATTAGAAAGATTTATTAGCACAAAAGACATTCCCCTTTCTATGGGCGAATTGTCTGACTTACAACTATTATTCTCTTATCTTTTTGATGCTGAGAGGTTTAATATCCCAAATATCTTTTAA